DNA from Verrucomicrobiaceae bacterium:
GCTTCCAAAAAGCGCATGAAGGCGATGATGGAGTGGATCGAATACCAAAAGACCAAAGAGACGCCGGGGAGCTGATGGAAGTCGCGGCAGCGTCGTGGAGTGCGTGTGGCAAGCCTTGGCGCGACACCGCTGTCGTGTGCCGGACGGTAGGTAGAGGCCAAAAAGCACTCTTCCAGCTCTCGACAGCGGTGTCGCCGATGCGAGGTTTCGCACTCGCATCTCTGCCACCGCACTCCACGACGCTGCCGTGCTATACGGTTGTTTCAATTCACTCAATTTGTCACCGATCTGACCAAAATGCTGGCGAGTGCCAGTACTAGGTAAGAGCAGACGATGATACGGCACACCTTGCGCACTCTTGGTTTTAGACCACATTGAGAAGCGATCACAAATGGAGCCACAATCCAAAGCGGGAGTCCGTAAAAGAGTAAATCGAACAGGATTCCATCGCTAGTTCCTCCGCAAATGAAGACCTTGGTGGCACCAATTAGTCCTAGCGGCAGAATGGTCATCATGAGCCCAAGAATGGTGCATTCGCATTCTTTGATGAAGCCCTTCATAGCTCAGAACAACTTGATGACCTCCTCCGCGATGATCTCCAGACCCTCCTGCACGATGTGCGGGGGCTGGGAGTAGGTGAGGCGGAGGCATTCGTTGGGGTGTTGCCAGGGCTGGTCGAGGCCGAAGGCGAAGTAGTGGCCGGGGATGACGAGGACCTTCCGCACTTTGAGGCGGCGATAAAGTTCGGCGGCGGGGATGGGCAGGCCTTTGAGCCAGAGCCAGAGGAAGAAGGCGCCTTCCTGCGCATGCAGTGCCCATGGGACTTTTTCGCCGAGGGCGGCGGTGAGGATGGATTTGGCGTGATCGCTGCGTTCGCGATAAAACGGGCGGATGGTGTCGCGACCGAGCTTGATAAGCGTGTCGTCGGCGAGCAGCGGGGTGAGGATGGCTTGGCCGAGGTTGCCGTTCGAGAGCGCGGTGATGGCGTTCATGTTCGACAAGGCCTTCACGATGGGTGCGTCGGCGACGACGATGGCATTCCGCACGCCGGGGAGGCCGACTTTGCTCATGCTGATGCTGAAGATCATGCCGGGCTGCCATTTCGGCTGGAAGCCGTTGTGGATGACGCCGGGGAAGGGATGGCCGTAGGCGTTGTCGATGATGAGCGGGATGTTTTGAGCCGCGCAGAGGGCGTGGAGGCTCTGGAACTCGTTTTCGGTCAAAACATTGCCGGTGGGGTTCGTGGGGCAGCTCACGGCCATGGCGGCGATGCTGGGATCGAGGCGCAGGCGGTCGAAATCGACGTGGTATTTGATCTCGTGTGGGCCGGTCTCGGTGATTTTGGGCAAACAGGCGGTGAACTGGCCTTCGCAGAGTGCTTGGTTGGCGTAGCCGATGTACTCGGGCAGCAGCGGGAAGAGCACGCGGCGCTTTTTGTCGGCGGTGTCGCCTGCGAGGAGGTTGTAGAGCAAGAAGCACGCACTCTGGCTGCTGGGCAAAACGGCGATGTTTTCGCGTGTGACATCCCATCCGCACTCGCGGCGCAAAAAGCCCGCCATGGCCTCGCGAAAGAGCGGATTGCCGCCAGGCGGGTCGTAGTTGAGCAGTGCCCGGTCGATGCTGCCATCGGCCAGCATCTCGGCGATGCGCTGACGCCACAGCGCCTGAGCCTGCGGGATGGCGGCGGGTTGCCCGCCGCCGAGCATGCGCATGTCTGGATGGAGAGACAATGCCTCGCCGAGGTCGTCCATGAGCTCCTGGATGCCACTGGGGCCTCCTAAACGGTGCCCAATATCCGAAAAGAGAGTCTGTGGTGGAATTCCTGATTCGTTTTGCATCGGCGGAGCATGACTCAGGATTCAGGAATCTAAAATCAGGAATTCAAATACCCGTACTTCGTGAGCTGCTCCTCGATGATGCGCTCACAGGCCACGAGCTGGCGCTCGCGCTCACGGCGGCCGTCGTCGGCGATGGCTTGGAGCGCATCAATGTCGTAGAGATAGACCCCTTCGATGTCATTGACGGCGGGATCGACATCACGCGGCACGGCGATGTCGATGATGAGCAGCGGCTGCCAGCGGCGCTTGCGCATGACTTGGTCGATCTGCTCCGGCTTGATGACGAAATGCGGGGCACTGGTGCTGCTGATGATGACATCGACTTCATGCAGGGCGTGCTCCCATTCGTCGAACTTCATCGCGCGGCCCTTCATCTC
Protein-coding regions in this window:
- a CDS encoding valine--pyruvate transaminase, giving the protein MQNESGIPPQTLFSDIGHRLGGPSGIQELMDDLGEALSLHPDMRMLGGGQPAAIPQAQALWRQRIAEMLADGSIDRALLNYDPPGGNPLFREAMAGFLRRECGWDVTRENIAVLPSSQSACFLLYNLLAGDTADKKRRVLFPLLPEYIGYANQALCEGQFTACLPKITETGPHEIKYHVDFDRLRLDPSIAAMAVSCPTNPTGNVLTENEFQSLHALCAAQNIPLIIDNAYGHPFPGVIHNGFQPKWQPGMIFSISMSKVGLPGVRNAIVVADAPIVKALSNMNAITALSNGNLGQAILTPLLADDTLIKLGRDTIRPFYRERSDHAKSILTAALGEKVPWALHAQEGAFFLWLWLKGLPIPAAELYRRLKVRKVLVIPGHYFAFGLDQPWQHPNECLRLTYSQPPHIVQEGLEIIAEEVIKLF